TATAATATGGCTTTGCAAAGCATTGAAAAAATCAAAACCAAAAACCAGGAACATATTGATTTAACCCGGTACAGAATTTTCTATGAAAGTGCCGTTAATAATGATTATTATAAAAACAATCCTTTCTACCTTTTAAAATCTGAATATGTGGTTATTACCACTGACATCAATGCTAAAATTAAGGTAGAACTTCCTACAATGGCCAACCTTTATTGGTCTGAGGAAGAACTGAAGCACATCAGCCCGGCCGAATTTGTAAGAGCATCTATGGCAGTTCCATTTTTCTTTGAGCCTTTTCAAAAGCAAATCAATAAGAATGATGATTCTGTAGAGTATGCCTGGAGATACTGGATGAATACAAAGCCTGAAGATATTAATCCTGCCGGTGTTTTCATTGATGGTGGCAGTATTTCCAATTTTCCGATTGATTTGTTTCATGCGGATGAAGTTTTTTATCCCAGAATGCCTCTTTTCGGAGTGCAGCTGACCAGTGATTCTGCCATTCTTTCGGAAAAAGGAAAAACCAGTCAGGAAATTCTTAAAAGCCCGTTCAGCTATGCCGGAAATATCATCAGTACTTTAAAAGGATTTAATGATAAAACATTTCTTACCAAACATACTTTTTACAAATTGTATAGTATACAGACCGTAAACTGCGGTACCAGCAGCTGGCTGAATTTCTTTATGAAAAAAGAAGAAAAGGAAGAACTTTTTAACAGAGGTTTTCAGGCGGCTCTTGATTTTCTCAACACCTTCAACTGGGAAAAGTACAAATACGAAAGAATGCTGCTTACCATGAAGGAGAAAAAAATACTGAAAGAAGAGGATACACCTACGGTGGGGTAAGGGTTTTATCTTTTAAATTAACCAATATTATATATTATAAATAAAACAATAGTATGAAATATATCTGCCAATGCTGTGGAGAAGAGAAAGAAGACTGGCCTGCGATAGCTTATAACGCTCCTTATTTTTATTACTGTCTATCAGAAGAGGAATTAAAGACTACTGAACTCACTTCAGACTTATGTATTGTAAAAGATACTGAAGATACCCATAGATTTATCCGCACCGTTCTTGTACAGGAGGTTACTGATGACTGCAGAGATCTGGAATATGGAATCTGGGTATCATTGAGTGAAAAAAACTTCAATGAATATGTTGAAAACTATGACAATAAAGAATTCGAAGCAGAATATTTCGGATGGCTTGCTACTTATCTTCCGGATTATGAGTTTGAGGAAAGTATTCCTACAACTGTAGTAGTAAATAATTCTATCGGACGGCCTTTTGTTTATCATCATGAAAGCTATGAGCATCCGTTTGTATATGACTTTCATAATGGAATAATAATGGAGGAAGCAGAGAAAAGAATTAACAGGGTTTTAAATAAAGAATAGATGAACTGGATTATCAGAAGTACAAAAAAGGTAAAATTCCATACCAATCTTCATGAGGTTTTGAAACCTGTTTGGAATGACCTTGCTTTTTATAAATGGATTCTGACAGATTTAGATTTTATATCTGATCAGCCGCTTCCTATCAATTTTGATGAAGATTATTTTGTTTTGGATCATCAGGAATTTGAACAGCTCTATAAAAGCAATACTCAGATCATTTGGGGAATCATTTCAGCTGTTCCAAATAATAGTGAACCAGATACTTCATCAGTCTCCAGATTATCTGCTGAAGATACAAGTGTTTGGGAACCTGATCATTTTTTAATTCAGGAAAGTATGTTAGAAATTATTTCTTTTGACAGCGGATATACTATTGTTAAATTTAAAGATCAAAGCCTTTCACATAAATTTAAAGAATATTTTCAGGAACAAGTAGTAGATCTGCAAAAGTTTAATGAAAAGTATATTGATCGGACATGAAGAAATTGATCTCAGAAAAATTTCATATCATTATTTTGATACTTACTTTAGGACTGATTATATTTTGGTTAATTAGTGCTAATTTAGGAATCAATGATATTCTCAAAAATCCTAAATATACAATTGGAGGAGCCATATCAGATTGGCATTATAAAAACAATAATGGTGTAGGAATAGATTACAAATATCATGTTAATGGCCATACCTACTCTAAAACAGCTAATGTCTCTTATCAGAAAGGAGATCAATTTCTTATTATTTTTGACTCTATAAAACCTGATAATTCAGCGATACTTGATATCTACTCTATTGAAAACTATCTTATTGACTTAAAAATTCCAGAAAAAGGTTGGAAATATCAGGATGTTCCCTTTAATATTGACAGTAATACAATAAAGAAATATGTACAGGACTGGAATGCAGAGCCTTTTGAATATATTCAAAAGTAAGTTGAACTCCTTATTAAATCAAGAGCTCAACTTACTCTTCATATTTCTATAAGTTATCCAAAAATTCCAGATACATTGGAACACTTCTGTTAATCCATTCATCAGAAGAATCTCTTTCAATTCCGTAATAAACGAAAGGTTCTTTGTAATCTGCTTTTATATAATCGAAAGTCAGTTCATAAGGTCTGAAAAGTTCGTTCATAGTGTATTTATATACTCCGGATGCTGTATAGGCTTCTTCATCTATACCTGCTGTAACGGCCAGTGACATTTTCTTTCCTGCCAGCTTGAAACCACTGTTGCTTCCATACGCCCAGCCATACAAAACCACCTCATCCAGCCATTGTTTTAAAAGTGGCGGACTGCTGAACCAGTAAAAAGGAAACTGGAATACAATTCTGTCATAAGATTCCATTAACTTTTGCTCTTGAGCCACATTGATTTTTCCATCAGGATAAGCTTCATACAATTGATGAACAGTATATTTTTCAGGGTGTTTTTTTAATTCGTCAATCCATTTTTTATTGATCACAGATTTTTCAATATCTGGGTGTGTTACAATTACTAAGGTCTTCATTATGTTTAAATTTCTATTACAAAATTACAACACGTAACTTACATTTCGTACATTAGCAACCTATTGTATGGTACTATAAAAAATGTAAGTAATGACTAAAATAAAGGAAACCTCAACCAATTTCGCCAATAAAAAAGCGCTTGCTGATGAATGTCCGGAAATTTATGCTTCTAACACCATCGGGGGACAATGGGCATTGGCAATATGCTGTTATCTGATCAACGGGAAAATGAGATTCGGGGAACTTAGAAAGAAGCTTCAGAACATTACAGAACGTATGCTTACCCTTCAGCTTCGCAGACTGGAAGAAGATAAAATCATTACCAGAACTGTATATGCAGAAGTTCCGCCAAGGGTAGAATATGAGCTTACAGAAATTGGTTACAAACTGAAACCTATTATTCTTGAGTTTGAAAAATGGGGAAATGAGCATAAAGAGCTGATGAAAAATAACAATATATATAATATTTAAAATTTAAAAAATTCTACATTGTATTATTTTGTGTAAAAATAATTATCTTTAAATACACAAACCAATACTATGAAAAACCTAACCTCTTTACTATTGTTCCCTGTATTTATCTTCTTAGGAATAAGCATACATGCACAAAAAATTTCTGATGGCCAGACTGTTGATGTAAACGGGATGGCTGTTACTTTTAATATTCTCAATAAAGAAAGTATAGAATCCGGCGGAAAATCCTATGACCGCTATAAAGTGTCTGCATCCGTAAAAAATAATTCAGATAAAGCATACAACATCAGATTGGCTGCTTTTCCTCAAATTGTAAGCAATATAGGCCTTGTAGAACTGGACTGCATTAATGCAACCGGAGCCAGACTGACTTCTAAAAAGATAGAATTAAAAATGAAGGCACAAATGGTGAATGTTACCTATTCTGCTTACGATAAATCCGGGAAATTCATTACCAGTACCATTCCTGTAACCGGTAGTTATTATTTTGATCCGGGGGATACAATTACTGATAATGCTATTTTCATTGTTCCACAAGGTGAAAAACCGGATGTTTCGATAAGAAGCATGAAATAAAATAGCATCACTTTATACAATTTCTTTGTTCTGAGGCTTTCTGACAGAGTAATGAGTATAAAAAGCTGAGATTCCTATCTTTAGATTTATTTCAGATAAAAATCTAAAGGTAGGAATCAAGACTTATTAATTGAAGAATAATCCTTATTCTATTTCCCCTCAACCTTTTGCCACAAAGGTTTTTGAGCCAATACCTTGGAGTGAATCGGGCAGGTTTCATGATGAGCGCCTTTCAGATATCCTGTACTCATAAGAAATTCATTGACAATTTCTCCACCTGTGAATTTGAATGTTTTTTTGAATAGCTTCATCCATTCCTGCAAAGTCATTGGGTGATGATATTCCAGCCACTGTTCAAAGGATCCAAATTCCTTTTGGAGTTCAATGATTGTTTTTGCATTTTCTATTGCAGCATTCACCTTTAATTTATTCCTGATAATTCCCGGATCACTCAATAATCTCTCGCGGTCTTCTTCCGTATAAGCTGCTATTTTCTGAATATCAAAATGATCATATGCCTTTCTGAAGCTGTCTTCCTTTTTCAGAACTGTTTCCCAGCTCAGTCCTGCTTGGTTGATTTCAAGAATAAGTCTCCCAAACAATTCATTATCATCATGAATGGGAAATCCATAATAATTGTCATGATAATTTTTGTGCAGTTCTTTTCTGCTTTCAGGCTGCATTCCTTCTATTGCTAAACAATAACTCATTTCAATATTTTTCTGTTTTTATGTAAGACTTTCGATGGGTAAAGATAAATCAGAACTGTGACAACTGTCCGTCAGTAGTGATTTTTAATTTTTTAAATTTAATCATAATGTTCAGAAGTGAATACCAGTCAGGTAAATTTCATAAATAATAGTAGAAATATTGGCTCACCTTTTAACTTCTATCAGGAAATAAAGTGTAGTTTTGTAGTAATGCCTAATTCAAGAGCCCATATGAAAACCTATAAAGCCATCATTACGATGCTTATATTGGTATTTTCGTTGTCTCCGTGTTCTGTAAAAAGAAATGTTCTTGA
The nucleotide sequence above comes from Chryseobacterium sp. 7. Encoded proteins:
- a CDS encoding patatin-like phospholipase family protein, with the translated sequence MTADNLNTILEDPSLSQTSRDKLLALHENISAKEFSDLLDQNGNQYIEFVQEGGGVWGSALVGYLYGLEIFGIRFLKVAGTSAGAINTMLIAACKTKEEAKSELIKDILFSWDFADFMDGKTYVKTTLHAMLNNKDFFKINTIIAGILFIILISIPFLVNPSTILNAKLMFLIPLIPAVILFFCVQKLYDNFRKENSGLNPGNAFQNTMQNALVRFGIQTVANLNEKFIQKEYGLNLNYRYGNGQEYYNMALQSIEKIKTKNQEHIDLTRYRIFYESAVNNDYYKNNPFYLLKSEYVVITTDINAKIKVELPTMANLYWSEEELKHISPAEFVRASMAVPFFFEPFQKQINKNDDSVEYAWRYWMNTKPEDINPAGVFIDGGSISNFPIDLFHADEVFYPRMPLFGVQLTSDSAILSEKGKTSQEILKSPFSYAGNIISTLKGFNDKTFLTKHTFYKLYSIQTVNCGTSSWLNFFMKKEEKEELFNRGFQAALDFLNTFNWEKYKYERMLLTMKEKKILKEEDTPTVG
- a CDS encoding DUF2199 domain-containing protein; its protein translation is MKYICQCCGEEKEDWPAIAYNAPYFYYCLSEEELKTTELTSDLCIVKDTEDTHRFIRTVLVQEVTDDCRDLEYGIWVSLSEKNFNEYVENYDNKEFEAEYFGWLATYLPDYEFEESIPTTVVVNNSIGRPFVYHHESYEHPFVYDFHNGIIMEEAEKRINRVLNKE
- a CDS encoding NAD(P)H-dependent oxidoreductase; protein product: MKTLVIVTHPDIEKSVINKKWIDELKKHPEKYTVHQLYEAYPDGKINVAQEQKLMESYDRIVFQFPFYWFSSPPLLKQWLDEVVLYGWAYGSNSGFKLAGKKMSLAVTAGIDEEAYTASGVYKYTMNELFRPYELTFDYIKADYKEPFVYYGIERDSSDEWINRSVPMYLEFLDNL
- a CDS encoding winged helix-turn-helix transcriptional regulator — its product is MTKIKETSTNFANKKALADECPEIYASNTIGGQWALAICCYLINGKMRFGELRKKLQNITERMLTLQLRRLEEDKIITRTVYAEVPPRVEYELTEIGYKLKPIILEFEKWGNEHKELMKNNNIYNI
- a CDS encoding DNA-3-methyladenine glycosylase I, encoding MSYCLAIEGMQPESRKELHKNYHDNYYGFPIHDDNELFGRLILEINQAGLSWETVLKKEDSFRKAYDHFDIQKIAAYTEEDRERLLSDPGIIRNKLKVNAAIENAKTIIELQKEFGSFEQWLEYHHPMTLQEWMKLFKKTFKFTGGEIVNEFLMSTGYLKGAHHETCPIHSKVLAQKPLWQKVEGK